A part of Silvimonas soli genomic DNA contains:
- a CDS encoding SDR family oxidoreductase — protein MITLNQAIALPFVPTDLAGQVAVVTGAGGVLCSVLAGALARSGMKVALLDLDADAARRTAAQLQAQGCEAIGIGADVLGRESLELAAAEVLARLGPCSLLLNGAGGNHPKGTTSKEWLEPGDLQAADLTTFFDLDSEKIGFVFDLNFLGSLLPTQVFARQMLNADGSARPGCSIINISSMNAFCPLTKIPAYSAAKAAVSNFTQWLAVHFSKVGIRCNAIAPGFFLTAQNHRLLIDEASGQPTARAQKIVSHTPMGRFGEAEELVGPLLWLASPVASGFVNGVVVPVDGGFAAYSGV, from the coding sequence ATGATCACGCTCAACCAGGCTATTGCGCTGCCCTTTGTTCCCACAGATCTGGCCGGCCAAGTTGCCGTGGTCACCGGTGCTGGTGGCGTACTTTGCAGTGTGCTGGCGGGAGCGCTGGCTCGTAGCGGCATGAAGGTGGCATTGCTGGACCTTGATGCCGACGCCGCTCGCCGCACTGCAGCCCAACTGCAAGCACAAGGCTGTGAAGCCATCGGCATCGGCGCTGACGTGCTTGGACGAGAGTCGCTGGAACTCGCTGCGGCTGAAGTGCTGGCCAGGCTGGGACCTTGCTCACTGCTGCTGAACGGCGCTGGCGGCAATCACCCCAAGGGCACCACAAGCAAAGAATGGCTGGAACCTGGTGATCTGCAAGCCGCAGACCTGACCACTTTCTTTGACCTGGATAGCGAGAAGATCGGCTTTGTGTTCGATCTCAATTTTCTGGGTTCGCTGCTGCCCACTCAGGTCTTTGCCAGGCAAATGCTCAACGCCGACGGTTCCGCCCGTCCTGGTTGCAGCATCATCAATATCTCGTCAATGAATGCCTTCTGCCCGCTGACCAAAATCCCGGCCTATAGCGCAGCCAAAGCCGCGGTCAGCAATTTCACCCAATGGCTGGCGGTGCATTTCAGCAAAGTGGGGATTCGCTGCAATGCCATTGCGCCGGGTTTTTTCCTGACCGCACAAAATCATCGTTTATTGATTGACGAGGCCAGTGGCCAACCCACTGCGCGTGCGCAAAAAATTGTGTCGCATACGCCGATGGGGCGGTTTGGCGAAGCGGAGGAGTTGGTTGGGCCGTTGTTGTGGCTGGCCAGTCCAGTAGCATCAGGCTTTGTGAATGGCGTGGTAGTGCCGGTAGATGGCGGCTTTGCCGCATATTCCGGCGTCTGA
- a CDS encoding MFS transporter: MTPLELRASLGLAGLYALRMLGMFLILPVFAVYATHLSGGENHALVGLAFGAYGLTQAILQLPFGMWSDRVGRKKVIYFGLVMFAIGSLVCASATSIEWMIAGRALQGAGAISAAITALLADLTREENRTKAMAMIGGSIATTFAISLVAAPALAEWIGLPGIFLLTAGLTIAAIIGVWKIIPTPTISRFHSDAEASTSRLPAVLKHPQLRRLNYGVFALHAAQMAMFTVMPLLLASTGHIPVDGHWKVYLPVVLIGFVFMVPAVIVAEKRNKLKRVFLLAIALMLVAQTGMALYMPNLLMICFWLGLYFIAFNILEATQPSLISKIAPTDAKGTAMGVYNTCQSLAMFVGSAAAGWLYQHSGATPVFWLCAGLMAIWLIVTFGLVPPLPVKTRMFHIGEDWTGNPAELSQNLAKITGVKEAVVLIEERVALLKVLQSGWDEASALVLIEQTTVNA; encoded by the coding sequence ATGACTCCACTGGAATTACGCGCCTCGCTCGGCCTGGCCGGGCTGTACGCCCTGCGCATGCTGGGCATGTTTCTGATCCTGCCGGTGTTTGCGGTGTACGCCACACACTTGTCCGGCGGCGAAAACCACGCCCTGGTGGGGCTGGCGTTCGGTGCTTACGGGCTAACCCAGGCCATCCTGCAATTGCCGTTTGGCATGTGGTCCGACCGGGTTGGCCGCAAAAAGGTGATCTACTTTGGCCTGGTGATGTTTGCCATTGGTAGCCTTGTATGCGCCAGCGCCACCAGCATTGAATGGATGATTGCCGGTCGCGCGTTGCAAGGTGCCGGTGCAATCTCTGCGGCGATTACGGCGCTGCTGGCCGACCTCACCCGCGAAGAAAACCGTACCAAAGCGATGGCGATGATTGGTGGCAGTATCGCCACCACCTTCGCCATCTCGCTCGTAGCCGCGCCCGCACTGGCAGAGTGGATAGGCTTGCCGGGGATTTTTCTGCTGACTGCCGGGTTGACCATTGCCGCGATCATCGGCGTATGGAAGATCATCCCCACCCCGACCATCTCGCGCTTTCACTCCGACGCTGAAGCCAGCACCAGCCGCTTGCCCGCCGTACTCAAACACCCGCAGCTGCGCCGCCTGAATTACGGCGTGTTCGCCCTGCATGCCGCGCAAATGGCCATGTTTACGGTGATGCCCTTGTTGCTGGCCAGCACCGGACATATCCCGGTAGACGGGCACTGGAAGGTGTATCTGCCGGTGGTGCTGATCGGCTTTGTGTTTATGGTGCCAGCAGTAATCGTCGCGGAGAAACGCAACAAGCTCAAACGCGTGTTCTTGTTGGCCATTGCCTTGATGCTGGTCGCGCAAACCGGCATGGCCTTGTACATGCCCAACTTGCTGATGATCTGCTTCTGGCTGGGTTTGTACTTTATTGCTTTCAATATCCTGGAAGCCACCCAACCGAGCCTGATCTCCAAAATCGCCCCGACTGATGCCAAAGGCACGGCCATGGGCGTGTACAACACCTGCCAGTCGCTGGCGATGTTTGTCGGTTCCGCAGCGGCGGGCTGGTTGTATCAGCACTCCGGCGCGACGCCGGTGTTCTGGCTGTGCGCCGGGTTGATGGCGATCTGGTTGATCGTCACCTTTGGTCTGGTGCCCCCGTTGCCAGTCAAGACCCGCATGTTTCATATCGGTGAAGACTGGACCGGTAATCCAGCAGAGCTGTCGCAGAACCTGGCGAAGATTACCGGTGTAAAGGAAGCGGTGGTGCTGATCGAAGAACGCGTGGCCTTGCTCAAAGTGCTGCAAAGCGGCTGGGATGAAGCGTCGGCGCTGGTGTTGATCGAACAGACCACTGTTAACGCCTGA
- a CDS encoding MFS transporter, producing MQPLTLKNKLAYGAGDFGNALTFNLMTSYLVMYYTDVAKISAVIIGVLFFVASMWDAIFDPYLGAYIDNSKGTEAGKYRPFILRYTIPLALVSIIVFMVPSALSPVQKIGWAFVTFIGWRTIYSLVNIPYGSLSTVMTKDPAARAELAVSRGLGSNLAGALDGIAIPFLLATFAKKISIAFLVASILVGVIVVICHFITYRYTKENYRNDPTERYKVKFSDFVLLFTKNPSFAAIALASFFEIISYAIGNNLRLYYFRDSLHAIQILSIVSTVALPLLFIQAPIISYLVKRSSPEALFKYTTVISFLPFVLILLVPESVWVVGGLFGLATIFRNFPGLMLWGLVSDTADYQEMKTGKPSAGLTYGVFMFVRKIGQGVGGLVSGVGLAVVGYDANLAHQTISTLTGIKFLTFGCFIASGVITFICMQFVWKINNATREQFKLLGRAD from the coding sequence ATGCAACCGCTCACGCTAAAAAACAAACTGGCGTACGGCGCCGGCGATTTCGGCAATGCACTCACATTTAATTTAATGACCAGTTATCTGGTGATGTATTACACCGACGTTGCAAAAATATCTGCCGTTATCATTGGAGTGCTGTTCTTTGTCGCCAGTATGTGGGACGCCATTTTTGATCCCTACCTTGGTGCATATATAGATAACAGCAAAGGCACGGAGGCGGGCAAGTACCGTCCGTTCATTCTCCGCTATACCATTCCCCTAGCACTGGTTTCCATTATTGTCTTTATGGTGCCGAGCGCGCTTTCACCGGTACAGAAAATAGGTTGGGCGTTTGTCACATTTATCGGATGGCGTACCATTTATTCGCTGGTGAATATTCCTTATGGCTCACTGTCTACAGTAATGACAAAAGACCCGGCCGCCCGTGCTGAACTCGCCGTGTCACGAGGTTTGGGAAGTAACCTTGCGGGTGCTCTAGATGGCATAGCGATTCCGTTTTTATTGGCGACTTTTGCCAAGAAAATCAGTATCGCGTTCTTGGTGGCATCAATCCTGGTAGGCGTCATTGTGGTGATTTGTCATTTCATCACCTACCGGTATACCAAGGAAAATTATCGGAATGATCCGACAGAACGCTATAAAGTCAAGTTCTCTGATTTCGTACTGCTGTTTACAAAAAATCCGTCATTTGCCGCGATTGCCCTGGCCAGTTTTTTCGAAATAATTTCATACGCAATCGGAAACAACTTAAGACTTTATTATTTCCGGGACAGCCTGCATGCCATACAAATTCTGAGCATTGTATCTACCGTGGCTTTGCCCTTGCTATTTATCCAGGCGCCCATTATTTCTTATCTTGTAAAAAGATCTTCGCCAGAAGCCCTGTTTAAATATACGACCGTGATTTCATTCTTGCCTTTTGTCTTGATCCTGCTGGTGCCTGAAAGCGTGTGGGTCGTGGGCGGGCTATTTGGTTTGGCGACCATCTTCCGCAATTTCCCCGGGCTTATGTTATGGGGCCTTGTTTCTGACACTGCGGACTATCAGGAAATGAAAACAGGCAAACCATCGGCCGGGCTGACTTACGGCGTATTCATGTTCGTCCGCAAAATCGGCCAAGGCGTTGGCGGGCTGGTCAGCGGAGTTGGCTTGGCGGTGGTTGGTTACGATGCCAATCTGGCCCATCAAACAATCAGCACACTGACCGGGATTA
- the uxuA gene encoding mannonate dehydratase produces the protein MKMTFRWYGDNDPVPLSYIRQIPGMYGIVSAVYDIPVGAAWPLANIQSLKAKVEAHGLKLEVIESVPVHEDIKLGKPARDSLIDNYCQTLRNLAHCGLKVVCYNFMPVFDWTRTTLEKELPDGSKTLAFDMETVNQIDPSQGIQLPGWDASYQPDELKALLAEYRQIGEEQLWANLEYFLRGVIPVAEEVGIKMAIHPDDPPRPIFGLPRIVKNRADLARLLAIVDTPANGLTLCSGSLGADCHNDIAAMVREFAGLGRIHFAHLRNVKVNEAGDFYETSHRSEDGSLDMAAIMQAYYDAGFEGYVRPDHGRMIWGETGKPGYGLYDRALGAVYLNGLWEGIARTHAKGEKA, from the coding sequence ATGAAAATGACTTTTCGCTGGTACGGCGACAACGACCCGGTGCCTTTGAGCTACATCCGCCAGATTCCCGGCATGTACGGCATCGTCTCCGCCGTTTACGACATCCCGGTCGGCGCAGCCTGGCCGCTGGCTAACATCCAGTCACTCAAAGCCAAAGTTGAAGCGCACGGCCTCAAACTAGAGGTGATCGAAAGCGTGCCGGTGCATGAAGACATCAAACTGGGCAAACCTGCTCGCGATTCGCTGATCGACAACTACTGCCAGACCCTGCGTAATCTGGCGCATTGCGGCTTGAAAGTGGTCTGCTACAACTTCATGCCGGTGTTCGACTGGACCCGCACCACGCTGGAAAAAGAACTGCCGGACGGCTCAAAAACGCTGGCATTTGATATGGAAACCGTCAACCAGATCGACCCATCCCAAGGCATCCAGTTACCCGGCTGGGATGCCAGCTACCAGCCCGATGAACTCAAGGCGCTGCTGGCCGAATACCGTCAGATTGGCGAGGAACAATTGTGGGCCAATCTGGAATACTTTCTGCGCGGTGTGATCCCGGTAGCTGAGGAGGTCGGCATCAAAATGGCCATCCATCCGGATGACCCACCCCGCCCTATCTTTGGCCTGCCGCGCATTGTCAAAAACCGTGCTGACCTGGCCCGCCTGCTGGCCATCGTCGATACACCAGCGAATGGACTGACCTTGTGCTCTGGCTCGCTCGGCGCAGATTGCCACAACGATATCGCGGCCATGGTGCGCGAATTTGCAGGCTTGGGGCGTATTCATTTCGCTCATCTACGCAACGTCAAAGTGAACGAAGCGGGCGACTTTTACGAAACCAGCCATCGTTCGGAAGATGGTTCGCTGGATATGGCGGCCATCATGCAGGCGTATTACGACGCAGGCTTCGAGGGGTATGTGCGTCCAGACCATGGCCGCATGATCTGGGGTGAAACCGGCAAACCGGGCTACGGTCTGTATGACCGGGCGCTGGGCGCGGTGTACCTGAATGGCTTGTGGGAAGGCATCGCCCGGACGCATGCAAAGGGAGAAAAAGCATGA
- a CDS encoding MFS transporter → MQNSLSTTANSTTAHEQGTAYRVLGAISFSHLLNDMIQSLILAIYPILKGGFNLSFTQIGLITLTYQITASLLQPLVGLYTDKKPQPYSLPIGMGFTLCGLLLLSVAPNFGTLLAAAALVGTGSSIFHPESSRVARMASGGRHGLAQSLFQVGGNLGSSFGPLLAAAIIVPYGQPSIAWFSVAALVAIAVLFKVGAWYRAHHLGARGKAGRKAVHNLSRKQVGFSIGILLLLIFSKYFYMASIGSYFTFYLMSKFHLSVQSAQVHLFIFLFAVAAGTVIGGPLGDKIGRKYVIWGSILGVAPFTLALPYADLFWTGVLTAIIGVILASAFSAILVYAQELIPGKVGMVSGLFFGFAFGMGGIGAAVLGTLADHTSIDFVYHVCAFLPLIGLLTAFLPNLEQPKKA, encoded by the coding sequence ATGCAAAACAGCCTGAGCACCACGGCCAATTCCACTACCGCCCATGAACAAGGCACCGCCTACCGGGTGCTGGGGGCAATCAGCTTTTCGCACCTGCTGAACGACATGATCCAGTCGCTGATTCTGGCGATCTATCCGATCCTGAAGGGCGGTTTCAATCTGAGCTTTACCCAGATTGGCCTGATTACCCTCACCTACCAGATCACGGCTTCCTTGCTGCAGCCGCTGGTGGGTTTGTATACCGACAAAAAACCGCAACCCTATTCGCTGCCGATCGGCATGGGCTTTACCTTGTGCGGTCTGTTACTGCTGTCAGTGGCGCCCAACTTTGGCACCTTGCTGGCGGCTGCGGCGCTGGTTGGCACGGGCTCGTCGATCTTTCACCCGGAATCCAGCCGCGTAGCGCGCATGGCTTCGGGTGGGCGTCACGGCCTTGCGCAATCGCTGTTTCAAGTGGGCGGTAACCTGGGCTCATCGTTTGGCCCCTTGCTGGCCGCCGCGATCATCGTGCCGTATGGCCAGCCCAGCATCGCCTGGTTCTCCGTCGCGGCGCTGGTGGCCATTGCGGTTTTGTTCAAGGTCGGTGCCTGGTATCGGGCGCATCATCTGGGCGCACGCGGCAAAGCCGGTCGCAAGGCGGTGCATAATCTGAGCCGCAAGCAGGTAGGGTTCTCCATCGGTATCTTGCTGCTGCTGATTTTCTCCAAGTATTTCTACATGGCCAGCATTGGCAGCTATTTCACCTTCTACCTGATGAGCAAGTTTCACCTGTCGGTGCAGTCGGCCCAGGTGCACTTGTTTATCTTCTTGTTTGCGGTAGCCGCCGGTACGGTGATTGGCGGCCCGCTGGGCGATAAAATCGGCCGCAAGTATGTCATCTGGGGTTCGATCCTGGGCGTTGCTCCTTTTACGCTGGCATTGCCGTACGCCGATCTGTTCTGGACTGGCGTGCTCACGGCCATCATTGGCGTGATTCTGGCCTCCGCGTTCTCGGCCATTCTGGTGTACGCCCAGGAACTCATCCCCGGCAAAGTGGGCATGGTTTCCGGTCTGTTCTTCGGCTTTGCCTTTGGCATGGGCGGGATTGGCGCCGCAGTACTGGGCACGCTGGCCGATCACACCAGTATTGATTTTGTTTACCACGTCTGCGCGTTCCTGCCGCTGATTGGCTTGTTGACGGCGTTTTTGCCCAACCTGGAACAACCGAAAAAGGCTTAA
- a CDS encoding glycoside hydrolase family 2 protein: protein MKDSKIPQRNVMATEALSAEEIQDPNDHLHNENYDSAFHAPVIDSKSLIFSSNRKSVSLNGEWSFVLDAYDEGLRCKWFEYEITHPKTWLTPLDYEADIGQKVQIPSCFNTYNERYWYYEGASWFTRFFEHAKKDGEKVFLHLRAVAYQARIFLNGEFLGVHKGASTGFHIELKNIKNGTNRLQIEVDNRRLPDRVPMQHTDWFSYGGIYREVELLCVPNVFIKKFTASLVPNGKFNELQFHVEVEGVAEGTAKVEIPSLNVNASIEIKNGIGSVCVESTPQLWSPESPCLYEVFASFGQDQISEKVGFREIKVIGENIVLNGKPVWLRGISSHEEFPQHGKMSTEADVRLMFEDAKALGCNFMRLAHYPHHDRAAKIADEVGMLLWEEIPVYWAIQFTNEKTYEDAENQLLELIQRDVNRASVIIWGVGNENKDTDERYKFMSSLANKARQTDSTRLVSAACLVNHVKNAIEDRLMADLDVVGLNEYFGWYNHDFDELTALLENSAPGKPVIITETGADAVPGFFGDKGELFTENHQADVYTEQIKRIKKAKYIRGMTPWILYDFPTERRQNRYQNGWNQKGLIARDHKTRKQAFQVLADFYNEQKEL from the coding sequence ATGAAAGATAGCAAAATCCCCCAACGCAATGTGATGGCCACCGAGGCACTTTCTGCGGAAGAAATACAAGACCCCAATGACCATCTGCATAATGAAAATTATGATTCGGCTTTTCATGCACCTGTCATCGATTCTAAAAGCCTTATTTTTTCATCCAATAGAAAAAGTGTATCCCTGAATGGTGAGTGGTCTTTTGTACTAGACGCATACGACGAAGGATTACGCTGCAAATGGTTTGAATATGAAATTACGCACCCAAAAACATGGCTGACACCTTTGGACTATGAAGCGGACATCGGCCAGAAAGTACAAATCCCGTCATGCTTCAATACGTATAACGAACGCTATTGGTATTACGAAGGTGCAAGCTGGTTCACCCGATTTTTTGAACATGCAAAAAAAGACGGCGAGAAAGTATTCCTGCATCTGCGCGCCGTCGCCTATCAAGCCCGCATTTTCCTTAATGGTGAATTTCTGGGTGTGCATAAAGGTGCATCGACAGGTTTTCACATTGAATTGAAGAATATCAAAAATGGCACGAACCGCCTTCAGATTGAAGTCGATAATCGCCGCCTGCCTGATCGGGTCCCAATGCAACACACTGACTGGTTTAGCTATGGCGGTATATACCGCGAAGTGGAGCTGCTGTGCGTTCCTAATGTCTTTATTAAAAAATTCACCGCCAGCCTGGTTCCCAACGGGAAGTTTAATGAGTTGCAATTTCACGTCGAAGTGGAGGGCGTGGCAGAAGGTACAGCAAAGGTAGAAATCCCCTCACTGAATGTGAATGCCAGCATTGAAATCAAGAACGGCATCGGCAGCGTGTGTGTTGAATCTACACCGCAGTTGTGGTCGCCAGAGTCGCCTTGTCTTTACGAGGTGTTTGCAAGTTTTGGCCAGGACCAGATCAGTGAGAAAGTGGGTTTCAGGGAAATCAAAGTCATCGGGGAAAACATTGTCCTGAACGGAAAGCCGGTCTGGCTACGCGGCATCTCCTCTCACGAAGAGTTCCCGCAGCATGGAAAAATGAGCACGGAAGCAGATGTGCGGCTCATGTTTGAAGATGCCAAGGCGCTTGGTTGTAACTTCATGCGTCTGGCCCATTATCCGCATCATGATCGCGCGGCAAAAATTGCAGATGAAGTAGGCATGCTGCTTTGGGAAGAAATCCCGGTCTATTGGGCTATCCAGTTTACGAACGAAAAAACATATGAAGACGCTGAAAATCAGTTGCTTGAACTGATCCAGCGGGATGTGAACAGGGCGAGCGTGATTATCTGGGGTGTCGGCAATGAAAACAAAGACACCGATGAACGCTACAAATTCATGTCCAGTCTTGCAAACAAAGCCAGGCAGACTGATTCAACCCGGCTGGTTAGCGCTGCGTGTCTGGTCAATCACGTTAAAAATGCGATTGAAGATAGATTGATGGCCGATCTCGATGTCGTGGGCCTGAATGAATATTTTGGCTGGTACAACCACGATTTCGATGAGCTGACGGCGTTGCTGGAAAACTCCGCTCCCGGCAAGCCGGTAATCATCACGGAAACAGGCGCCGATGCGGTACCGGGTTTCTTCGGGGATAAAGGCGAGCTGTTTACAGAGAATCATCAGGCCGACGTCTACACCGAGCAAATCAAGCGGATTAAAAAAGCCAAATACATTCGTGGGATGACTCCCTGGATTCTGTATGACTTTCCGACGGAGCGCAGACAGAACCGTTATCAAAATGGCTGGAATCAAAAAGGTCTGATCGCCAGAGACCATAAAACACGCAAGCAAGCGTTCCAGGTGCTGGCAGACTTTTATAACGAACAAAAAGAGCTCTGA
- a CDS encoding FadR/GntR family transcriptional regulator, translating to MELPTLKVERLYRQISNLIIQFIQDGRFKVGEALPAERDLARQLGVGRSSVREALIALEIAGWVEIRTGTGVFVMRSEQPAEPAPPQADITSATELLEARSVIESELAALAAVRGSTDQIVALGQLVDDMAAEREENAAFHAHDQRFHFLIAEMTGNDVLQQTAEQLWNKRYTPLFQQLETHYGVAEWADQVVAEHRAVYEAIAARDAGAARAAMVEHLSRVAEKLFRQS from the coding sequence ATGGAATTACCAACACTGAAAGTTGAGCGGCTTTATCGGCAGATTTCCAATCTGATCATCCAGTTCATCCAGGATGGTCGCTTCAAAGTAGGTGAGGCGCTGCCCGCCGAGCGTGATCTGGCCCGGCAATTGGGAGTAGGGCGATCCTCGGTACGCGAGGCGTTAATTGCGCTGGAAATCGCCGGGTGGGTGGAGATTCGCACCGGCACCGGCGTTTTTGTCATGCGGTCAGAGCAACCAGCAGAACCCGCGCCACCGCAAGCGGACATCACCAGCGCTACAGAGCTACTGGAAGCCCGCAGCGTTATCGAAAGTGAACTGGCGGCGCTGGCTGCCGTACGCGGCAGTACTGATCAAATCGTCGCGCTGGGCCAGTTAGTGGATGACATGGCCGCAGAACGGGAAGAGAACGCGGCTTTTCATGCCCACGACCAGCGGTTTCACTTTCTGATTGCCGAAATGACCGGCAATGACGTGCTGCAGCAAACCGCTGAACAGTTGTGGAATAAACGCTATACGCCGCTGTTCCAGCAACTGGAAACCCACTATGGCGTAGCGGAATGGGCCGATCAGGTGGTGGCGGAGCACCGGGCGGTATACGAGGCCATTGCTGCGCGCGATGCTGGCGCGGCGCGGGCAGCAATGGTTGAGCATCTCAGCCGTGTGGCAGAAAAGCTGTTTCGCCAGTCCTGA